A part of Neodiprion pinetum isolate iyNeoPine1 chromosome 4, iyNeoPine1.2, whole genome shotgun sequence genomic DNA contains:
- the LOC124217084 gene encoding nonsense-mediated mRNA decay factor SMG8 isoform X2, producing the protein MRPQKFKLPFNTDSLPNAERKVVVVSVFGKSHFRAKACKTEMLSSILQTSLLDDPTVDEDDLCEIEGYHDAKDRVVYLHVRGLLDTHTLINAYDRFIDKSDSKDFLTAWAHMREKYSRALLVLFHVSHVLILTHPTHSFDYSYVHLFRALDVVRQKTSGQVGEILSGIPGLPKDWATNVRPCSPRVLFYFETCPSSFRDSEGGNIKKLEHSLEDQIYHILRKNRIVTNISTNSLFAIPANQEFVYVHTGPTESRDILGHMVRKLIQSCKVSSGGDTSRSLASVDSLFLSNDLEDETHTFKSFLQQHISLAFAKGFDDNVGRLAAPTHFQIPTLSLFFEVVNKLMDFFVKRMDRETSTLHHLLDTDVKFSKSRCSKVLPRALQTYQDGLPQHYTRAYHETKLAHAMAVFEMHARGPLFEEFSEKLQQECDKHWRAGKQMCEVLSLTGNPCTNPIHKGGSEGAGGGEQVEPRDDDGDLPIMEHSSGVRYVCACNCGRCQGPREDPFSLRQANYDYFQLLAKQCGCSQLESIQFPVFQPSIHNFRPAQLFPVTKRKDSFSRIELSTPQGQTQACSLGVNTLHVFGSGQSAPTSDLINDDNQRLSNKASLTPGDTTDVPDAHNVVIEVCDVDLENNKEPEQLHCSTPEVSDAEASEKSLVRQPSTTEYLPGMLHTESPVGLLPQFSSWSLVCLGPSSLYSHNLGLQHQTGVLATSAFLLPWDVTVRLEHQKERGSLWPMVGDNPSHSYNRGGKNFQNMNSIRGRKSKGGKEFVVKIFVGVEYECPRGHRFMASAPDKVLKATGTGIVKDSGNKVTSSTADMPLYFPCPCRQTKPLMAQLMRIHVVTPKAPVHVTLNPRVQPGPPPCPIFVTGCEEPIKLSQSAYWVLRLPYVYMGEKGPYLAPKEPVPIAHGRLLAGMYGISEVVPEKK; encoded by the exons atgaGGCCTCAAAAATTTAAACTCCCATTTAACACGGACAG CTTACCAAATGCAGAGAGAAAAGTTGTTGTCGTCTCTGTGTTTGGAAAGTCACACTTTCGTGCCAAAGCATGCAAAACTGAGATGCTCAGTTCTATCCTACAAACGAGTCTTTTGGATGATCCCACGGTGGACGAGGACGACTTG TGCGAAATAGAAGGATATCATGATGCGAAAGATCGTGTGGTTTACCTGCACGTTCGAGGACTCCTAGACACGCACACGTTGATCAATGCCTATGATCGGTTCATCGACAAGAGCGACAGCAAAGATTTCCTAACTGCTTGGGCTCATATGCGAGAAAAATACTCCAGAGCTCTGCTCGTCCTGTTCCACGTTTCTCATGTACTTATACTTACTCACCCTACCCACAGTTTTGATTACAGCTATGTTCACTTGTTTAGAGCGCTGGATGTCGTCAG GCAGAAGACCTCAGGACAAGTTGGAGAAATTCTAAGTGGAATTCCAGGACTTCCTAAGGATTGGGCTACAAATGTGAGACCATGTTCACCACGGGTGCTTTTCTACTTTGAAACCTGTCCTTCGTCATTCCGGGATTCAGAAGGTGGCAACATTAAAAAGCTTGAACATTCGCTTGAGGAtcaaatatatcatatattaAGAAAAAACCGAATAGTCACTAATATTAG CACAAACTCGCTTTTTGCAATCCCAGCGAATCAGGAATTTGTTTATGTTCACACGGGGCCGACTGAGTCCAGAGACATCCTAGGTCACATGGTCAGGAAGCTAATTCAAAGCTGCAAAGTAAGCTCAGGTGGCGACACTTCAAGAAGCTTAGCCAGCGTGGATTCTCTATTCTTATCGAATGACTTAGAAGAtg AAACACATACCTTCAAGTCGTTCCTTCAGCAGCACATAAGCTTAGCTTTTGCGAAAGGTTTTGACGACAACGTGGGGCGGCTTGCAGCACCTACTCATTTCCAA ATACCAACGCTGTCTCTCTTCTTTGAAGTTGTGAATAAGCTCATGGATTTCTTTGTCAAGAGAATGGACAGAGAAACTTCAACACTCCATCACTTACTTGACACTGATGTAAAGTTTAGTAAGAGCAGGTGCAGCAAGGTTCTGCCAAGAGCACTTCAAACATATCAAGACGGTCTTCCACAACACTACACCAG AGCATATCACGAAACTAAACTAGCACATGCCATGGCAGTATTTGAGATGCATGCACGTGGCCCACTGTTTGAAGAGTTCAGTGAAAAACTGCAGCAAGAATGTGACAAACACTGGCGGGCAGGCAAACAAATGTGCGAGGTGCTTTCATTGACTGGGAATCCTTGCACAAATCCAATCCATAAAGGTGGCAGTGAAGGGGCAGGAGGTGGAGAACAAGTGGAGCCTAGGGATGATGATGG CGATCTACCAATAATGGAGCATAGCAGTGGCGTAAGATACGTGTGTGCTTGCAACTGTGGCAGATGCCAAGGGCCAAGAGAGGATCCATTCAGCTTAAGACAGGCCAACtatgattattttcaattattggcCAAACAGTGTGGATGTTCGCAACTAGAAAGCATACAATTTCCAGTCTTTCAGCCCAGCATACACAATTTCAG ACCAGCACAACTATTTCCTGTTACAAAGCGAAAAGACTCATTTTCTCGTATTGAGCTGTCGACTCCACAGGGGCAAACGCAAGCTTGTAGCCTTGGTGTAAATACACTGCATG TGTTTGGCAGTGGACAGTCAGCGCCTACAAGCGATTTAATAAACGATGATAATCAGAGGCTCAGCAACAAAGCTAGTCTCACTCCGGGCGACACAACTGATGTCCCAGATGCCCACAATGTGGTTATCGAAGTGTGTGATGTAGACCTAGAAAACAACAAAG AACCTGAACAGTTACATTGTTCAACGCCTGAGGTTAGCGATGCAGAAGCATCAGAAAAGTCGCTTGTTCGACAGCCATCGACGACAGAGTATCTACCAGGTATGCTGCATACAGAATCCCCTGTTGGTCTCCTGCCGCAATTCTCCAGCTGGTCACTAGTCTGCCTTGGGCCTAGCAGTCTTTACTCGCACAACCTTGGACTGCAGCATCAGACCGGCGTATTGGCGACGTCAGCATTTTTACTACCCTGGGATGTGACGGTCAG ACTAGAGCACCAGAAGGAGAGAGGATCTCTGTGGCCAATGGTTGGCGACAATCCAAGTCACAGCTACAATCGGggaggtaaaaattttcaaaatatgaattcGATACGCGGCCGTAAATCTAAGGGGGGCAAGGAATTTGTTGTCAAAATATTTGTCGGCGTTGAATACGAGTGTCCACGAGGCCACAGGTTTATGGCATCTGCTCCTGATAAAGTCCTGAAGGCCACTGGAACTGGCATTGTCAAGGACAGCGGGAACAAAGTTACATCCAGCACGGCAGATATGCCTCTATACTTTCCGTGTCCCTGCAG GCAAACAAAGCCGCTAATGGCACAGTTGATGAGAATACATGTTGTAACGCCCAAGGCCCCGGTCCATGTCACCTTGAATCCACGGGTTCAACCAGGTCCCCCCCCTTGTCCGATTTTCGTCACTGGTTGCGAGGAACCAATAAAGTTATCGCAGAGCGCCTACTGGGTCCTTAGACTTCC ATATGTTTACATGGGCGAAAAGGGGCCTTATTTGGCTCCGAAAGAACCAGTACCTATAGCCCATGGCAGACTTTTAGCTGGAATGTACGGTATCAGTGAAGTTGTTCCAGAAAAGAAATGA
- the LOC124217084 gene encoding nonsense-mediated mRNA decay factor SMG8 isoform X1 codes for MRPQKFKLPFNTDSLPNAERKVVVVSVFGKSHFRAKACKTEMLSSILQTSLLDDPTVDEDDLCEIEGYHDAKDRVVYLHVRGLLDTHTLINAYDRFIDKSDSKDFLTAWAHMREKYSRALLVLFHVSHVLILTHPTHSFDYSYVHLFRALDVVRQKTSGQVGEILSGIPGLPKDWATNVRPCSPRVLFYFETCPSSFRDSEGGNIKKLEHSLEDQIYHILRKNRIVTNISTNSLFAIPANQEFVYVHTGPTESRDILGHMVRKLIQSCKVSSGGDTSRSLASVDSLFLSNDLEDETHTFKSFLQQHISLAFAKGFDDNVGRLAAPTHFQIPTLSLFFEVVNKLMDFFVKRMDRETSTLHHLLDTDVKFSKSRCSKVLPRALQTYQDGLPQHYTRAYHETKLAHAMAVFEMHARGPLFEEFSEKLQQECDKHWRAGKQMCEVLSLTGNPCTNPIHKGGSEGAGGGEQVEPRDDDGDLPIMEHSSGVRYVCACNCGRCQGPREDPFSLRQANYDYFQLLAKQCGCSQLESIQFPVFQPSIHNFRPAQLFPVTKRKDSFSRIELSTPQGQTQACSLGVNTLHDDVPVFGSGQSAPTSDLINDDNQRLSNKASLTPGDTTDVPDAHNVVIEVCDVDLENNKEPEQLHCSTPEVSDAEASEKSLVRQPSTTEYLPGMLHTESPVGLLPQFSSWSLVCLGPSSLYSHNLGLQHQTGVLATSAFLLPWDVTVRLEHQKERGSLWPMVGDNPSHSYNRGGKNFQNMNSIRGRKSKGGKEFVVKIFVGVEYECPRGHRFMASAPDKVLKATGTGIVKDSGNKVTSSTADMPLYFPCPCRQTKPLMAQLMRIHVVTPKAPVHVTLNPRVQPGPPPCPIFVTGCEEPIKLSQSAYWVLRLPYVYMGEKGPYLAPKEPVPIAHGRLLAGMYGISEVVPEKK; via the exons atgaGGCCTCAAAAATTTAAACTCCCATTTAACACGGACAG CTTACCAAATGCAGAGAGAAAAGTTGTTGTCGTCTCTGTGTTTGGAAAGTCACACTTTCGTGCCAAAGCATGCAAAACTGAGATGCTCAGTTCTATCCTACAAACGAGTCTTTTGGATGATCCCACGGTGGACGAGGACGACTTG TGCGAAATAGAAGGATATCATGATGCGAAAGATCGTGTGGTTTACCTGCACGTTCGAGGACTCCTAGACACGCACACGTTGATCAATGCCTATGATCGGTTCATCGACAAGAGCGACAGCAAAGATTTCCTAACTGCTTGGGCTCATATGCGAGAAAAATACTCCAGAGCTCTGCTCGTCCTGTTCCACGTTTCTCATGTACTTATACTTACTCACCCTACCCACAGTTTTGATTACAGCTATGTTCACTTGTTTAGAGCGCTGGATGTCGTCAG GCAGAAGACCTCAGGACAAGTTGGAGAAATTCTAAGTGGAATTCCAGGACTTCCTAAGGATTGGGCTACAAATGTGAGACCATGTTCACCACGGGTGCTTTTCTACTTTGAAACCTGTCCTTCGTCATTCCGGGATTCAGAAGGTGGCAACATTAAAAAGCTTGAACATTCGCTTGAGGAtcaaatatatcatatattaAGAAAAAACCGAATAGTCACTAATATTAG CACAAACTCGCTTTTTGCAATCCCAGCGAATCAGGAATTTGTTTATGTTCACACGGGGCCGACTGAGTCCAGAGACATCCTAGGTCACATGGTCAGGAAGCTAATTCAAAGCTGCAAAGTAAGCTCAGGTGGCGACACTTCAAGAAGCTTAGCCAGCGTGGATTCTCTATTCTTATCGAATGACTTAGAAGAtg AAACACATACCTTCAAGTCGTTCCTTCAGCAGCACATAAGCTTAGCTTTTGCGAAAGGTTTTGACGACAACGTGGGGCGGCTTGCAGCACCTACTCATTTCCAA ATACCAACGCTGTCTCTCTTCTTTGAAGTTGTGAATAAGCTCATGGATTTCTTTGTCAAGAGAATGGACAGAGAAACTTCAACACTCCATCACTTACTTGACACTGATGTAAAGTTTAGTAAGAGCAGGTGCAGCAAGGTTCTGCCAAGAGCACTTCAAACATATCAAGACGGTCTTCCACAACACTACACCAG AGCATATCACGAAACTAAACTAGCACATGCCATGGCAGTATTTGAGATGCATGCACGTGGCCCACTGTTTGAAGAGTTCAGTGAAAAACTGCAGCAAGAATGTGACAAACACTGGCGGGCAGGCAAACAAATGTGCGAGGTGCTTTCATTGACTGGGAATCCTTGCACAAATCCAATCCATAAAGGTGGCAGTGAAGGGGCAGGAGGTGGAGAACAAGTGGAGCCTAGGGATGATGATGG CGATCTACCAATAATGGAGCATAGCAGTGGCGTAAGATACGTGTGTGCTTGCAACTGTGGCAGATGCCAAGGGCCAAGAGAGGATCCATTCAGCTTAAGACAGGCCAACtatgattattttcaattattggcCAAACAGTGTGGATGTTCGCAACTAGAAAGCATACAATTTCCAGTCTTTCAGCCCAGCATACACAATTTCAG ACCAGCACAACTATTTCCTGTTACAAAGCGAAAAGACTCATTTTCTCGTATTGAGCTGTCGACTCCACAGGGGCAAACGCAAGCTTGTAGCCTTGGTGTAAATACACTGCATG atGACGTTCCAGTGTTTGGCAGTGGACAGTCAGCGCCTACAAGCGATTTAATAAACGATGATAATCAGAGGCTCAGCAACAAAGCTAGTCTCACTCCGGGCGACACAACTGATGTCCCAGATGCCCACAATGTGGTTATCGAAGTGTGTGATGTAGACCTAGAAAACAACAAAG AACCTGAACAGTTACATTGTTCAACGCCTGAGGTTAGCGATGCAGAAGCATCAGAAAAGTCGCTTGTTCGACAGCCATCGACGACAGAGTATCTACCAGGTATGCTGCATACAGAATCCCCTGTTGGTCTCCTGCCGCAATTCTCCAGCTGGTCACTAGTCTGCCTTGGGCCTAGCAGTCTTTACTCGCACAACCTTGGACTGCAGCATCAGACCGGCGTATTGGCGACGTCAGCATTTTTACTACCCTGGGATGTGACGGTCAG ACTAGAGCACCAGAAGGAGAGAGGATCTCTGTGGCCAATGGTTGGCGACAATCCAAGTCACAGCTACAATCGGggaggtaaaaattttcaaaatatgaattcGATACGCGGCCGTAAATCTAAGGGGGGCAAGGAATTTGTTGTCAAAATATTTGTCGGCGTTGAATACGAGTGTCCACGAGGCCACAGGTTTATGGCATCTGCTCCTGATAAAGTCCTGAAGGCCACTGGAACTGGCATTGTCAAGGACAGCGGGAACAAAGTTACATCCAGCACGGCAGATATGCCTCTATACTTTCCGTGTCCCTGCAG GCAAACAAAGCCGCTAATGGCACAGTTGATGAGAATACATGTTGTAACGCCCAAGGCCCCGGTCCATGTCACCTTGAATCCACGGGTTCAACCAGGTCCCCCCCCTTGTCCGATTTTCGTCACTGGTTGCGAGGAACCAATAAAGTTATCGCAGAGCGCCTACTGGGTCCTTAGACTTCC ATATGTTTACATGGGCGAAAAGGGGCCTTATTTGGCTCCGAAAGAACCAGTACCTATAGCCCATGGCAGACTTTTAGCTGGAATGTACGGTATCAGTGAAGTTGTTCCAGAAAAGAAATGA